In the Zingiber officinale cultivar Zhangliang chromosome 5A, Zo_v1.1, whole genome shotgun sequence genome, aataattttaattaaattaataaaaaaatatttgattaaattaaatattttatatataataatttgattaaataaaataaaatatttttcccccATTTATAGCTACGCGTTACTTTCTTCATAAATTATAATGAGTTTTAGATACTCGGAGTTACGTACCTTTGAGAGATGGTAGCACTGGGTCCCGCTTATATTCCAGTTAGAGAGCAGGTAGCTGTGAGTTAAAAATGACGTAACAGAGTAGGTGAGGGCGGCTCGCACATAACGCCTTCCTTCTTCACACCGAAAACGAATTCCCAGGCAGCGCCTCCTTCTTCTCCGCTTTCCAAATCCCACGCTTTCCGAACTTCTTTACCGTCCTCCTTCgattagagagagagagatcgtGTGCGCGCGCTAAAGATGGTGGTTGGAGACGAGAAGTTTTGATCGCTCTTCTCCTGCCTGCCTCTGGTCCGCGCTAAAGTTTGTTATTTGACCTCGTCCTCGGAGACATCTGAGGCGCTTTTGTGTGGGTGTTGGAGCTGGGCGTTCTGGTTCTCGGCGGATCGAAAGAAGAATTAGGATGGACGAGAGCAAAGTTTTGCACTTGGGGATGCTGCGGGCAGTGCTCGCCATCCTGCAATGGTGGGGCTTCAACGTTTCTGTGATCATCATGAATAAGTGGATCTTTCAGGTTATATTTCTTTGGCCTCCATATCTTTCGCTTAAAAGTAGGgattttttgtttttgttgttcGTCCAAAAGGcataaggtgttttgttttattgACCGATTGTTACAGGGTACGTGTTTGTTCCTATATACTGTGTCTCGTCTGTTCCTTTTGCTCCTGAATGAAGTtattctttgtatttttttttcttttgtctttATTCATTGCTTACCTTTTCGTGAGGGTTTATAAAGGCGCATTTATAAGATAATTTCGTTGAGAGTTAGCAATCTTTTTGTCGGGATGAGAGTTAGAGTTCCAAGAATTGGTAGAAGTTAAAGTTAAATACTTGTGATCAAAACGGTAGACTACTTGATAAATACTTGTGAGGGAAGTATTTCCTGTTCGATTTGCTGCTGAGCTACATCCTGCGTTTTGAAAACTGATACTCTTGTTTCCCTATTTAAGGATGCTTTGTGGAATCGAAGCACAAGCTTGCTAAATGTAAGCTGAACAATATAATCGGTTGAGTTAAAGTTGGGAATTGGATATTGCGATCCATATCTTGATGAGGCTGATACCTCGCAATGATCATATATTTCAAATTGATGAATGCAAATTTAAAATTCTAGGTTCGACTTTcagattatttttcaatttttttaagagAAAGGAATAGATCTTTGGGAAGGATAAGTCTGTCTTTCAACAACATCTATATACTCCTGATTTTTATGTCATTATTAAGAATtagttttttcttctcttttatattGTTAAGTTATTATTTGCTAGTCTGATATCCAAATTTACCAACTGTGAGACCAATCCAACCAATCCAACCTTTATATATCCTGTTGATACTTTCACAATGcatattaagagaaaagtttgcaCAGTAAATTGAAGATTTATTTGGAGTTTAGAATAATGTTCTCTGATTAAAAGATACAAACATTATAATATGGAGTAATGTAATTCCTAATGGTTCTTGTTACTTGTGTGTCCAAACAGACTAGTATATGATGTGATGTTTTGTCAATTATCATATTTACTATTGAAGATTCATCATTCACTAATCACCATAGCTGCCAAGAAACTATCCACATTACCTATCTTGAGAATGTCAAAATAATTTCTAGGtttcaatttctaaattgaaTGGTCTAACCAGAAAATCTATTTTGCAGAAATTGGATTTCAAGTTTCCTCTAACCGTATCATGCATTCATTTTGTATGCTCTACTGTTGGAGCATTTGTTGCAatcaaatttcttaaaattaaaccACTTATCGAGGTAAAATATCAAGATCGTTGGAGGAGAATATTCCCAATGTCCTTTGTGTTTTGTATCAACATTGTATTGGGAAATGTCAGCTTGCGTTATATTCCTGTTTCATTCATGCAAACAATAAAATCCTTCACTCCTGCAACAACAGGTAACTgtgttcttttttcttttcttttgatggTTTTCATTCTAATTATGAAATTTCACATTGCTTGTATCTTAACTAAAGTATATGTTTATAACAGTGATTCTTCAGTGGCTAGTATGGAAGAAAATGTTTGAATGGCGCATATGGGCTTCATTGGTGCCCATTGTTGGGGGTATTCTTCTAACGTCTATAACTGAGCTTAGCTTCAATGGTCTTGGATTTTGTGCTGCATTGCTTGGGTGTCTTGCCACATCTACAAAGACAATTCTAGCAGAATCTCTTCTTCATGGATATAAATTTGACAGGTAATAGTGATCATCTGTAATTGCCTCTTCACTATGTCAAAAATTGTTCTTTTCCATCACCATCATGATCAAGTTGGGTTTGTCTTAGGCATTTGAGATTTGCTACAAGAATCTTATCCCTATGTGGAAGACTATATCTCAGAGATATTGATGGTAAAAATAAGTGCTCCAAATTTCTACTTTCTTTTTCCCCCTTTTTACATTGCCACCTTCTTAGCTAAGGTTTGGCAACTACAGTCATGGTTTGCAGTTGAGAGCAAACTTTAATGAGAATAGGGATTTTAGCAAGAGGGATCACAAAGGAAGAACTACCTTGGAAGGGCACAATTTGGAGGGAAGGTGGAAGAGGGGAGTGTGTTGGGCAATAAAGCAAGAGACTTCCCATCTACTAGGGACTACCTAAGGGATGAGCAACCCTAATAATTTCCTTTTACAGTCTCAAATTGCTCTCCAATCTGTGCATAGTCATGGGATGATTTGTTTGGGAAGAAAGTTCATGGTTTTAATCTCTCCATCTTTCTTTCTTCCCTGAACTATCCGTCCAAGTAAACATGATTTTTTAGTCACCTCACCTACTTTCTCTCCCATTGTTGCTTACTTCCCATATTTTTCTTCAAGGAAACCAAGCCCTCATTTCTTTATGTTTCCTTTTATGACACAGGGCCTTCTAGTATTTTCTTCTATGCTTCAATTCTATTTCCATGATTTTTGTAAGGATTGTTGATCCTATGAGCTTGTATAATGTTTAATTCATTCTCCTTGGCACATTGATCCTATGAGCTTTTATCTCATCGTCAACTGCCAGTGTTTCATCTGTCTCAATCTCAACAAATGCTTTGAACACAACTAGCATGACTACCCTGCAATGTTTTGAAGGAAAACTCAGCAGATTTCTGTTTTCCATGAAGTTGCTGCATGTCTGATAAACCTCCTTGGCGAACAGCGACTGATATGCATATCTCTGCAAAGCTAAGATTTTCAATTCTCACCTTCTCTAAACTAACACAGCCTTTATTTCTTCTATGTAGCATAAACACTGTCTACTACATGGCACCCTATGCGACCATGATATTAGCTATACCAGCAATGTTGATCGAAGGGGCCGGAGTCATGAACTGGATATACACACATCAGTCTATTTATTCATCGTTGGTCATCATTTTTAGCTCAGGAATACTAGCTTTTTGCCTCAACTTCTCGATCTTTTATGTCATACACTCTACCACAGCAGTTACATTCAACGTAGCTGGCAACATGAAAGTGAGTGATGATCCAAACTCAATTCTTTATCTCTTTTCATAGTATATTTTGATTGTTCAACTCAAAATAGTCTGTTATGATCGTTCTCTAATGAAATATGAATGCGAACTCAGGTTGCCGTTGCGGTGTTAGTGTCATGGCTTATCTTCAGAAACCCCATTTCTGCTATGAATGCTTTTGGATGCGCGGTGACCTTGCTGGGGTGCACATTTTACGGGTACGTTCGACATCGGTTGTCTCAGCAGGCCGCCATTCCTGGAATGCCACGAACACCGCGCACCCCTAGGGGTCGAATGGAGATGATTCCCATTGTGAATAACAAGCAAGACAAAGCTTGATGGAGAGAAGTTGATGGTTGGTTCATGGTGCTGCTTCATTTGGTTCATGGTGGTTGTCTGATTCTGTTCGGGCAGGTTGACAAATTATACAAACAcgggtaaaaaaaatttataataatttttatggaAAATATGTGTAAACAGAGGGAGGTCTAGACGGCCAAATTTTACtgaaaataatgaattaaatacaagCAAATTTGATAACATAGCAATTAAAAATCATCTGCTGCTAGTTTATgtaatttgtaaaatatttttatgtagttttttgaaattaaaattgtattattttagagtagttttgattaaaattaagttaaaatgattttgaataaaATTGTATCATTTtggaatagtttgaattaaagttggttaaaattgatttaaggtgGTGCAACCGGTCAACATGTTGAAGATCGATTTTTTAATgtgaataaattatattttaaatttgcaCGATAGTCGAATTAGGAAAAACTGATTTATAGATTATTAAAATAAAGAAATATATGGGTTTAGGATTTaactataattatttttaaataattttaataaagtttaaataattttgataagttaATAATTAATAATGATTTATgtgtattatttttattaaaataaataattattttttaaaattgtagCATCTGTcaacgtaattttttttttataaaagagtGGTTCATAGtagttgtaattaaattttaaattttaaattttaaaatcttcaactctaaatcttaaattttaaatattattatatcaaaataattttaggccaaaattatttaaattttataaaaatattttaaattaatcaaaattattttaaaataattataacaaTTACTTTAATAATTTAAGTTATAGAATAGTTTGTACAATAATATTAAAAGTAAGGCACAACATGTAACAATTATTTAGTAACTTTTATACGTTGTAATAACTACTTAGTAGTTTATACGATAACAGCCATTTGCTGCTACAATACTATTAGATAAGAGGTATTCTGGAAATAAAATTTCTAATGGGGACAttcttttttctcctttttttgtatttttttttaaaaaagaacatCATTTTCGATGATTTGCATAAACTTGGAGCACCCCATTTCTCCCATAAAATTACACACACTGTGCATGATATTGACGATAAAAttcacatattattaatgatagtatatgatatatataaatacctttataagtgaaaataaaaaaatacataaattaggaaaacaataagtatttcctaataataattattctctaataactagaaaacaaataactattttctaataataattattccctaataactaggaaacaaataactatttacttataataattattttctaatacgCCCTCTCAAGATGGTGTCCCAGAAATGACACCAATCTTACTGCAAATAGCAAAC is a window encoding:
- the LOC121982004 gene encoding UDP-galactose transporter 1-like, producing MDESKVLHLGMLRAVLAILQWWGFNVSVIIMNKWIFQKLDFKFPLTVSCIHFVCSTVGAFVAIKFLKIKPLIEVKYQDRWRRIFPMSFVFCINIVLGNVSLRYIPVSFMQTIKSFTPATTVILQWLVWKKMFEWRIWASLVPIVGGILLTSITELSFNGLGFCAALLGCLATSTKTILAESLLHGYKFDSINTVYYMAPYATMILAIPAMLIEGAGVMNWIYTHQSIYSSLVIIFSSGILAFCLNFSIFYVIHSTTAVTFNVAGNMKVAVAVLVSWLIFRNPISAMNAFGCAVTLLGCTFYGYVRHRLSQQAAIPGMPRTPRTPRGRMEMIPIVNNKQDKA